The proteins below come from a single Aegilops tauschii subsp. strangulata cultivar AL8/78 chromosome 6, Aet v6.0, whole genome shotgun sequence genomic window:
- the LOC109736196 gene encoding hydroxycinnamoyl-CoA:5-hydroxyanthranilate N-hydroxycinnamoyltransferase HHT1, with translation MKITVRGSTVVVPAEETPRLRLWNANPDLVVPRFHTPSVYFFRRGAGEGEEAGRYFDAERMRRALAEALVPFYPMAGRLARDEDGRVEIDCNAEGVLFVEADAPDGTVDDFGDFAPTMDLKRLIPAVDFTGGISSYPLLVVQVTHFKCGGVALGIGMQHHVADGFSGLHFINSWADLCRGVPIAIMPFIDRTLLRARDPPTPSHPHIEYQPAPAMLDSEEPQALTAKPEAPPTAVDIFKLSRADLGRLRAQLPTGEGAPRFSTYAVLGAHVWRCASLARGLSPEQPTKLYCATDGRQRLQPPLPEGYFGNVIFTATPLAVAGKVTGSLADGATTIQAALEVMDNEYCRSALDYLEMQPDLSALVRGAHTFRCPNLGLTSWVRLPIHDADFGWGRPVFMGPGGIAYEGLAFVLPSASRDGSLSVAISLQAEHMEKFRKMIFDF, from the exons ATGAAGATCACGGTGCGGGGATCGACGGTCGTGGTGCCGGCGGAGGAGACGCCGCGGCTCCGGCTGTGGAACGCCAACCCGGACCTGGTCGTGCCGCGGTTCCACACGCCGAGCGTCTACTTCTTCCGGCGCggcgcgggggagggggaggaggcgggcCGCTACTTCGACGCGGAGCGGATGCGCCGGGCGCTGGCGGAGGCGCTGGTGCCCTTCTACCCGATGGCGGGGCGGCTGGCCCGCGACGAGGACGGGCGCGTGGAGATCGACTGCAACGCGGAAGGGGTGCTCTTCGTGGAGGCCGACGCGCCCGACGGCACCGTCGACGACTTCGGCGACTTCGCGCCCACCATGGACCTCAAGCGCCTTATCCCCGCCGTCGACTTCACCGGGGGCATCTCCTCCTACCCGCTCCTCGTGGTCCAG GTGACCCACTTCAAGTGCGGAGGCGTGGCCCTCGGCATAGGTATGCAGCACCACGTCGCCGACGGCTTCTCCGGCCTGCACTTCATCAACTCATGGGCCGACCTCTGCCGCGGCGTGCCGATTGCCATCATGCCGTTCATTGACCGCACCCTCCTCCGCGCACGCGACCCGCCGACGCCGTCCCACCCGCACATCGAGTACCAGCCAGCGCCCGCCATGCTGGACTCGGAGGAGCCGCAGGCCCTCACCGCCAAGCCGGAAGCGCCGCCCACGGCCGTGGACATCTTCAAGCTGTCCCGCGCCGACCTCGGCCGCCTCCGCGCCCAGCTCCCCACGGGCGAGGGCGCGCCGCGGTTCAGCACCTACGCGGTGCTCGGGGCGCACGTCTGGCGGTGCGCGTCCCTGGCCCGTGGACTGTCCCCAGAGCAGCCCACCAAGCTGTACTGCGCCACGGACGGGCGGCAGCGGCTGCAGCCGCCGCTCCCGGAGGGCTACTTCGGCAACGTCATCTTCACGGCCACGCCGCTCGCGGTGGCGGGCAAGGTGACCGGCTCGCTGGCGGACGGCGCGACCACGATCCAGGCGGCGTTGGAGGTGATGGACAACGAGTACTGCCGCTCGGCGCTGGACTACCTGGAGATGCAGCCGGACCTGTCGGCGCTGGTCCGCGGTGCGCACACGTTCCGGTGCCCCAACCTCGGGCTCACCAGCTGGGTGCGCCTGCCCATCCACGACGCCGATTTCGGCTGGGGCAGGCCCGTCTTCATGGGCCCCGGCGGCATCGCGTACGAGGGCCTCGCGTTCGTGCTCCCCAGCGCCAGCCGCGACGGCAGCCTGTCGGTGGCCATCTCGCTGCAGGCCGAGCATATGGAGAAGTTCCGGAAGATGATCTTTGACTTCTGA